A section of the Streptomyces sp. Je 1-369 genome encodes:
- a CDS encoding helix-turn-helix domain-containing protein — translation MGEKTTTERADTAVPSPARRLVGGLLRNFRERSGLSRKDVAGRLLVSESLAGAYERAERIPTSNYLDDADSVLDARGALKSCIPLMEEEKYPPTYVGWVRLQKTAASVDGYETMVFPGLLQTEDYIRALYEERVPQMTEGEIEKNVVARLERQAVLARTPPPMIGYVIEESVLRRPIGGREVLRKQLLHVLECVRTLRHLKVQVMPTETREHAGVHGAIQLLSTPEGRNFSYDEGQITGRLISKPQEVNQLIGRFGALRAQALTPRASAELIERMAGQL, via the coding sequence ATGGGTGAGAAGACGACGACCGAACGGGCGGACACGGCCGTGCCGTCCCCGGCCCGGAGGCTGGTGGGAGGCCTGCTCAGGAACTTCCGCGAGCGGTCAGGGCTGTCCCGCAAGGACGTCGCCGGGCGGCTCCTGGTGTCGGAGTCCCTGGCGGGCGCGTACGAGCGGGCGGAGCGCATCCCGACGTCCAACTACTTGGACGACGCGGACTCGGTTCTGGACGCGCGGGGTGCGCTGAAGTCCTGCATCCCGCTGATGGAGGAGGAGAAGTATCCGCCTACGTATGTGGGCTGGGTGCGGCTCCAGAAGACGGCGGCCAGTGTCGACGGATACGAAACCATGGTCTTCCCAGGGCTATTGCAGACCGAGGACTACATCCGTGCCCTGTACGAGGAGCGCGTGCCGCAGATGACCGAGGGCGAGATCGAGAAGAACGTGGTGGCACGGCTGGAGCGACAAGCGGTACTGGCCCGTACCCCACCGCCCATGATCGGTTACGTCATCGAGGAGTCGGTACTCAGGCGCCCTATCGGTGGTCGTGAGGTGCTGCGGAAGCAATTGCTGCATGTGCTGGAGTGCGTGCGCACCCTGCGTCACCTGAAGGTGCAAGTGATGCCGACGGAAACCCGTGAGCATGCGGGAGTCCACGGGGCGATCCAACTGCTGAGCACGCCCGAAGGCCGTAACTTCTCCTACGACGAAGGGCAGATCACCGGTAGGTTGATCTCAAAGCCACAAGAGGTAAATCAACTCATCGGCCGTTTCGGCGCCTTGCGGGCGCAGGCACTTACGCCACGAGCGTCTGCGGAACTGATCGAGAGAATGGCGGGACAGCTATGA
- a CDS encoding Zn-ribbon domain-containing OB-fold protein: protein MGTEKLSTEKLSTEPSVEPRFDLPEVDAFTRPYWDAAAEGRLLVRRCGACGAAHHYPREFCPRCWSEDVSWEEASGRATLYTWSVVHRNDLPPFGSRVPYVAAVVDLAEGPRMMTEVVDCEHGELRIGMPVCVTFREAAEGVEGVAVALFRPADTGACA from the coding sequence ATGGGCACGGAGAAGCTGAGTACGGAGAAGCTGAGTACGGAGCCGAGCGTCGAGCCGCGCTTCGATCTTCCTGAGGTCGACGCCTTCACCCGGCCCTACTGGGACGCGGCCGCCGAGGGGCGTTTGCTGGTTCGCCGCTGCGGGGCGTGCGGGGCGGCGCACCACTACCCGCGCGAGTTCTGCCCGCGCTGCTGGAGCGAGGACGTCTCCTGGGAGGAGGCGAGCGGCCGCGCCACGCTCTATACGTGGTCGGTCGTGCACCGCAACGACCTCCCACCGTTCGGCAGCCGCGTCCCCTACGTCGCCGCGGTCGTCGATCTCGCCGAGGGCCCCCGCATGATGACGGAGGTCGTCGACTGCGAGCACGGGGAGCTGCGGATCGGGATGCCCGTGTGCGTGACGTTCCGTGAAGCGGCGGAAGGGGTGGAAGGGGTGGCGGTCGCGCTGTTCCGGCCTGCGGATACTGGTGCATGCGCATAG
- a CDS encoding acetate--CoA ligase family protein: protein MLGSTHGTFTTDPRRAHVVACGELPPHAVHGRAVTADDLDVSGRPLYAGVPDLDRFFRPASVAVVGASDAEGRPNTGITRQLIAWAERVGARLHPVHPTRQSVFGIPCFPSVADLPEQVDLAVLLVGDPLPVIERLAEEKVRFAVAFASGFAETGEEGAAAQARLTAAVQRSGLRLLGPNTNLNAFEEFREDLEGPAIALITQSGHQGRPLFTMQELGVRLSHWAPTGNEADLETSDFISYFAERPEVGAIACYVEGLKDGRAFLLAADRAARRGVPVVAVKVGRTETGARTAASHTGKLTGADTVVDAAMRQFGVIRVDGLDELQDTSALLARARKPMADGVVVYSISGGTGAHFADLATEAGLALPTLSADRQAELHQWIPEYLNVANPVDNGGHPVGDWRGRKIIDAILDDPEVGVLICPITGPFPPMSDKLAQDLVDAAEQTDKLVCVVWGSPVGTEEAYRTTLLGSSRVATFRTFANCITAVRAYLDHHRFTAHYRSPFDEAPRTPSPSFRKAQALMRPGQQLSEHAAKQLLRAYGIRVPREQLVTSAAAAVRAAGLVGYPVVMKASGARLAHKTELGLVKIGLTSASQVRDAYRELTDIARYEGVELDGILVCQMVERGVEMVVGVAHDPLFGPTVTVGLGGVLVEVLRDAAVRVPPFGEDQAKAMLSELRGRALLDGVRGAAPADVDALVEVVLRVQRMALELGDDLAELDINPLMVLPRGQGAVALDALAVCR from the coding sequence ATGCTTGGATCTACTCACGGCACCTTCACCACCGACCCCCGCCGCGCCCATGTCGTGGCCTGCGGCGAACTCCCTCCCCACGCCGTCCACGGCAGAGCCGTCACGGCGGACGACCTGGACGTCAGCGGCCGACCGCTGTACGCCGGCGTACCCGACCTCGACCGCTTCTTCCGCCCCGCCTCCGTCGCCGTCGTCGGCGCGTCGGACGCCGAGGGGCGCCCCAACACCGGCATCACCCGGCAGCTCATCGCCTGGGCCGAACGCGTCGGCGCGCGCCTGCACCCCGTGCACCCCACCCGTCAGTCGGTCTTCGGCATCCCCTGCTTCCCTTCCGTCGCGGACCTGCCCGAACAGGTCGACCTGGCCGTACTCCTGGTCGGCGACCCGCTGCCCGTCATCGAGCGGCTCGCCGAGGAGAAGGTGCGGTTCGCCGTCGCCTTCGCCTCCGGGTTCGCCGAGACCGGCGAGGAGGGCGCGGCCGCCCAGGCGCGGCTCACGGCCGCCGTCCAGCGCTCCGGCCTCAGGCTGCTCGGCCCCAACACCAACCTCAACGCCTTCGAGGAGTTCCGCGAGGACCTCGAAGGACCCGCCATCGCGCTGATCACCCAGTCCGGCCACCAGGGGCGCCCCCTCTTCACGATGCAGGAACTCGGCGTACGCCTCTCGCACTGGGCGCCCACCGGCAACGAAGCCGACCTGGAGACCTCCGACTTCATCTCCTACTTCGCCGAGCGCCCCGAGGTCGGCGCCATCGCCTGCTACGTCGAGGGCCTCAAGGACGGCCGCGCCTTCCTGCTCGCCGCCGACCGGGCGGCCCGGCGCGGGGTGCCCGTCGTCGCCGTGAAGGTCGGCCGCACCGAGACCGGCGCCCGCACGGCCGCCTCACACACCGGCAAGCTGACCGGCGCCGACACGGTGGTGGACGCGGCGATGCGGCAGTTCGGCGTGATCCGCGTCGACGGGCTCGACGAGCTCCAGGACACCTCCGCGCTCCTCGCGCGGGCGCGGAAGCCGATGGCGGACGGCGTCGTCGTGTATTCGATCTCGGGCGGCACGGGCGCGCACTTCGCGGACCTGGCGACCGAGGCCGGGCTCGCCCTGCCCACGCTCTCCGCCGACCGGCAGGCGGAGCTGCACCAGTGGATACCCGAGTACCTGAACGTCGCCAACCCCGTCGACAACGGCGGGCATCCCGTCGGCGACTGGCGCGGCCGGAAGATCATCGACGCGATCCTGGACGACCCGGAGGTGGGGGTGCTGATCTGCCCCATCACCGGACCGTTCCCTCCCATGAGCGACAAGCTCGCGCAGGACCTGGTGGACGCGGCGGAGCAGACGGACAAACTGGTGTGCGTGGTGTGGGGCTCGCCGGTCGGCACGGAGGAGGCCTACCGCACGACGCTCCTCGGCTCCTCGCGCGTCGCGACGTTCCGCACCTTCGCCAACTGCATCACGGCGGTACGCGCCTATCTGGACCACCACCGCTTCACGGCCCACTACCGCTCGCCCTTCGACGAGGCGCCGCGCACCCCCTCCCCGTCCTTCCGCAAGGCTCAGGCCCTGATGCGGCCGGGCCAGCAGCTCAGCGAGCACGCGGCGAAGCAGCTGCTGCGCGCGTACGGGATCAGGGTGCCGCGCGAGCAGCTGGTGACCAGCGCGGCGGCGGCCGTCAGGGCGGCCGGGCTCGTCGGCTACCCGGTCGTCATGAAGGCCTCGGGGGCGCGGCTCGCGCACAAGACCGAGCTGGGCCTGGTGAAGATCGGCCTGACCTCGGCGAGCCAGGTGCGGGACGCCTACCGGGAGCTCACGGACATCGCCCGCTACGAGGGCGTCGAGCTCGACGGCATCCTGGTCTGCCAGATGGTCGAGCGGGGCGTCGAGATGGTCGTCGGCGTCGCGCACGACCCGCTGTTCGGGCCGACGGTGACGGTGGGGCTCGGCGGTGTCCTCGTGGAGGTGCTGCGGGACGCGGCCGTGCGGGTGCCGCCCTTCGGGGAGGACCAGGCGAAGGCGATGCTGTCGGAGCTGCGCGGGCGTGCGCTGCTCGACGGGGTCAGGGGCGCGGCGCCCGCCGACGTCGACGCGCTCGTCGAGGTCGTGCTGCGGGTGCAGCGCATGGCCCTGGAACTCGGCGACGACCTCGCGGAGCTGGACATCAACCCGCTGATGGTGCTGCCGCGGGGGCAGGGAGCGGTGGCACTCGACGCACTGGCCGTCTGCCGCTAG
- a CDS encoding DUF397 domain-containing protein, producing the protein MNAELAWFKSSYSGNEGTNCVEVAYTWRKSSYSSNEGGECVEVAACPHAIHIRDSKTAHEGGPTFTVTPTAWTTFLGSAPEYDRP; encoded by the coding sequence ATGAACGCCGAGCTGGCGTGGTTCAAGAGCAGCTACAGCGGCAATGAAGGCACTAATTGCGTCGAAGTCGCCTACACCTGGCGCAAGTCGAGCTACAGCAGTAACGAGGGCGGCGAGTGCGTCGAGGTAGCCGCCTGCCCCCACGCCATCCACATCCGCGACTCCAAGACCGCCCACGAGGGCGGTCCCACCTTCACGGTCACGCCCACCGCGTGGACCACGTTCCTCGGGTCAGCGCCCGAGTACGACCGTCCCTGA
- a CDS encoding GNAT family N-acetyltransferase, whose amino-acid sequence MRIETMETTESADWRLTTDLDGFLARAEEFLHSEPAVHTVLLSVTETLRQRGLRAYGDGEPLFGTYADSDGTVRGAFLRTPPHRVALGPVAPEAAEALARQLAEVGPDLPGVAADRATAETFARAWEKHTGASVALGMRQRLYRLDALTPPDPAPSGRARVATAADRDLLARWYEEFGRAAHERPAMDPHAWADSRIAYGGVTLWETPDGTPAAMAGATHRIADQVRVAPVYTPADLRGRGYGGAATAAVTRAALDAGAAEVLLFTDLANPTSNRLYQRLGYRPVVDFAQWDFTATATP is encoded by the coding sequence ATGCGCATAGAGACGATGGAGACAACGGAATCCGCCGACTGGCGGCTGACCACCGACCTCGACGGGTTCCTCGCCCGGGCCGAGGAGTTCCTGCACTCCGAGCCCGCCGTGCACACCGTCCTGCTCAGCGTCACGGAGACCCTCCGGCAGCGTGGGCTTCGGGCGTACGGCGACGGGGAACCCCTCTTCGGTACGTACGCCGACTCCGACGGCACCGTCCGCGGCGCCTTCCTCCGGACGCCCCCGCACCGCGTCGCCCTCGGCCCCGTCGCCCCCGAGGCCGCCGAAGCCCTCGCCCGGCAGCTCGCCGAGGTCGGCCCGGACCTGCCAGGCGTCGCCGCCGACCGCGCCACAGCGGAGACGTTCGCCCGGGCCTGGGAGAAGCACACCGGGGCCTCCGTCGCCCTCGGCATGCGCCAGCGCCTGTACCGGCTCGACGCCCTCACCCCGCCCGACCCCGCACCGTCCGGCCGTGCCCGCGTGGCCACCGCGGCGGACCGGGACCTGCTGGCGCGCTGGTACGAGGAGTTCGGCCGGGCCGCCCACGAACGCCCCGCGATGGATCCGCACGCGTGGGCGGACTCCCGTATCGCCTACGGCGGCGTCACCCTCTGGGAAACCCCCGACGGCACGCCGGCCGCCATGGCCGGCGCCACCCACCGCATCGCGGACCAGGTCCGCGTCGCCCCCGTCTACACCCCCGCCGACCTGCGTGGCCGCGGATACGGAGGCGCCGCCACCGCGGCGGTCACCCGTGCCGCGCTCGACGCGGGCGCGGCGGAGGTCCTGCTCTTCACGGACCTGGCCAACCCGACGAGCAACCGCCTCTACCAGCGTCTCGGGTACCGGCCGGTCGTGGACTTCGCCCAGTGGGACTTCACGGCCACAGCAACTCCTTGA
- a CDS encoding flavin-containing monooxygenase, which translates to MADSTPPLTLVQDRPVYVIGGGPGGLAAAAALHARGVRAVVLEKADHVGASWRGHYDRLHLHTTRRLSALPGLSIPRSSGRWVSRDDVVRYLEKYAEHHQLDVVTGVEVTGLERTDDGTGWLLRATGGRELLGSAVVIATGYNHTPHLPDWPGRDTYTGELLHAADYRNPRPHTGKDVLVVGVGNTGAEIAVDLAEGGATRVRLAVRTAPHIVRRSTLGWPAQRTGILCRRLPVALVDRLARPIARVGVPDLTTRGLPRPDTGLYSRAKQGSIPVQDVGLIDAVRKGRVEPVAAVESFEDGKVALADGTRIGPDVVIAATGYRRALEGLVGDLGVLDTRGRPTCHGRRTPKHTPGLYFTGFTNPISGMLRELARDAEKIAKAIAH; encoded by the coding sequence ATGGCCGACTCGACCCCTCCGCTTACGCTCGTGCAGGACCGCCCCGTGTACGTCATCGGCGGCGGACCCGGCGGGCTCGCCGCCGCGGCAGCCCTGCACGCACGCGGCGTCCGCGCGGTCGTCCTGGAGAAGGCCGACCACGTCGGCGCCTCCTGGCGCGGCCACTACGACCGCCTCCACCTGCACACCACGCGCCGCCTCTCCGCTCTTCCCGGGCTCTCCATCCCACGGTCGTCCGGCCGCTGGGTGTCGCGCGACGACGTCGTCCGCTACCTGGAGAAGTACGCGGAGCACCACCAGCTCGACGTCGTCACCGGCGTCGAGGTGACCGGCCTGGAACGCACCGACGACGGCACCGGCTGGCTGCTGCGCGCCACGGGCGGGCGCGAACTCCTGGGCAGCGCGGTGGTCATCGCCACCGGCTACAACCACACGCCCCACCTCCCGGACTGGCCCGGCCGCGACACCTACACCGGCGAACTCCTGCACGCCGCCGACTACCGCAACCCCCGCCCCCACACCGGCAAGGACGTCCTCGTCGTCGGCGTCGGCAACACCGGCGCCGAGATCGCCGTCGACCTCGCCGAGGGCGGCGCCACCCGGGTCCGCCTCGCGGTGCGCACCGCGCCGCACATCGTGCGCCGCTCCACGCTGGGCTGGCCCGCCCAGCGCACCGGCATCCTGTGCCGCAGGCTGCCGGTCGCCCTGGTGGACCGGCTCGCGCGGCCCATCGCCCGGGTCGGCGTGCCCGACCTCACCACACGGGGGCTGCCGCGCCCCGACACCGGCCTGTACTCACGCGCCAAGCAGGGCTCGATCCCGGTGCAGGACGTCGGCCTGATAGACGCCGTGCGCAAGGGGCGGGTCGAGCCGGTCGCGGCGGTCGAGTCGTTCGAGGACGGCAAGGTCGCCCTCGCCGACGGCACGAGAATCGGCCCGGACGTCGTCATCGCGGCGACGGGCTACCGGCGTGCCCTCGAAGGGCTCGTCGGCGACCTCGGCGTCCTCGACACCCGCGGCCGCCCGACCTGCCACGGCCGCCGCACCCCGAAGCACACCCCCGGCCTGTACTTCACCGGCTTCACCAACCCCATCAGCGGCATGCTCCGCGAACTGGCCCGCGACGCCGAGAAGATCGCGAAGGCGATAGCCCACTGA
- a CDS encoding pyridoxal 5'-phosphate synthase, which produces MTAPAPQQETFRTLLRSQKVWDTELPAFDAAHAPAEPLPLFHAWFASAVAAGQPEPHTMQLATVAEDGGPDVRTVMLHDADEHGWHFATHASSTKGRQLAARPEAALHFYWAAQGRQIRVRGRVTTAPHAESLADLHARSTGALAAALVGRQSEVLSSYEELAASSATAWERARAEPDADAPTWTLYVLDPVEAEFFQGDAQRRHVRLRYRRGDGGDGGDGWVKELLWP; this is translated from the coding sequence ATGACTGCACCCGCACCTCAGCAGGAGACCTTCCGTACGCTGCTCCGGTCCCAGAAGGTCTGGGACACCGAACTCCCGGCCTTCGACGCGGCACATGCCCCGGCCGAACCGCTGCCCCTCTTCCACGCGTGGTTCGCGTCGGCGGTCGCGGCCGGGCAGCCCGAGCCGCACACCATGCAGCTGGCGACGGTCGCGGAGGACGGCGGTCCCGACGTACGGACCGTGATGCTGCACGACGCGGACGAGCACGGCTGGCACTTCGCCACGCACGCGAGCAGCACGAAGGGCCGCCAGCTCGCGGCCCGCCCGGAGGCCGCCCTGCACTTCTACTGGGCGGCGCAGGGTCGCCAGATCCGGGTCAGGGGCCGCGTCACGACGGCCCCGCACGCCGAGAGCCTCGCCGACCTGCACGCCCGGTCGACCGGGGCGCTGGCGGCGGCGCTGGTGGGCCGCCAGAGCGAGGTCCTCTCCTCGTACGAGGAGCTGGCGGCGTCGTCCGCCACCGCCTGGGAGCGCGCGCGGGCGGAGCCGGACGCGGACGCGCCGACGTGGACGCTGTACGTCCTGGACCCCGTGGAGGCGGAGTTCTTCCAGGGCGACGCACAACGCCGTCACGTACGGCTGCGGTACCGGAGGGGCGACGGTGGCGACGGCGGCGACGGCTGGGTCAAGGAGTTGCTGTGGCCGTGA